The proteins below come from a single Alnus glutinosa chromosome 9, dhAlnGlut1.1, whole genome shotgun sequence genomic window:
- the LOC133878042 gene encoding phospholipase A1-Igamma3, chloroplastic: protein MASLLLSLNNIPAKPTLSPLSQGLLPRYYNLKKSENLLLPRKPFTPKCLSSVSSSLSPLSLDDQPGEAPVFEEEDDHQQPLSQVWKEIQGCNNWEGLLDPMNSHLRREIIRYGEFAQASYDSFDFDPHSKYCGTCKYQGAHFFEKLDMADRGYNISRYLYATSNINLPNFFQKSKISSVWSRHANWMGYIAVTTDEEEIKRLGRRDIVVAWRGTVTYLEWISDLKDILHPANFGNDPSIKIESGFYDLYTEKENNCKYCSFSAREQVLAEIKRLLDYYRGEEISLTFTGHSLGAALAILSAYDIAEMRLNVVRDAGDGDYAPKIPITVYSFSGPRVGNLRFKERCDELGVKVLRVINVHDKVPAVPGIIANEKLHFQKYIEDTISFPWSYAHVGVELALDQTHSPFLKQTNDPGCAHNLEALLHLVDGYHGKGRRFCLVTKRDIALVNKCCDFLRGEYGVPPHWRQDENKGMVRSGDGRWVLPERPRVEAHPPDMAHHLEQVLKLARSDHENE, encoded by the exons ATGGCTTCTTTGCTTCTATCTCTCAACAATATTCCGGCCAAGCCAACCCTCTCACCTCTTTCTCAAGGCCTCCTCCCAAGATATTACAACCTCAAGAAATCCGAAAATCTCCTCCTTCCACGCAAACCCTTCACACCAAAATGCTTGTCATCAGTCTCAAGTAGTTTAAGCCCACTGTCGTTGGATGATCAGCCTGGAGAAGCCCCAGTTTTCGAGGAAGAGGATGATCATCAGCAGCCTCTTTCTCAAGTTTGGAAGGAAATTCAAGGCTGTAATAACTGGGAAGGACTCCTAGACCCCATGAATTCCCACCTCCGGCGAGAAATCATCCGGTACGGAGAATTCGCACAAGCCTCCTACGACTCCTTCGACTTCGACCCTCACTCCAAGTACTGCGGCACGTGCAAATACCAAGGAGCACACTTCTTCGAAAAGCTCGACATGGCCGACAGAGGCTACAACATCAGCCGCTATTTGTACGCAACTTCGAACATCAACCTCCCAAACTTCTTCCAAAAGTCCAAGATTAGCAGCGTGTGGAGCAGACATGCCAACTGGATGGGCTATATCGCAGTGACCACCGACGAGGAAGAGATCAAACGGCTAGGACGGCGCGATATTGTCGTCGCCTGGAGAGGCACTGTAACGTACCTGGAATGGATATCCGATCTCAAAGATATTCTCCACCCGGCTAACTTCGGGAACGACCCATCGATCAAAATAGAGTCTGGGTTTTACGATTTGTACACCGAGAAGGAGAACAACTGCAAGTATTGCTCGTTTTCAGCCCGCGAACAAGTTCTAGCCGAAATCAAGCGACTTCTTGACTACTATAGAGGGGAAGAAATCAGTCTCACATTCACCGGGCATAGTCTTGGCGCGGCTTTGGCGATATTAAGCGCTTATGACATAGCCGAGATGAGACTAAACGTTGTACGTGATGCCGGTGACGGCGACTATGCGCCCAAGATTCCGATCACAGTGTACTCCTTCTCGGGTCCTCGAGTGGGCAACCTTAGGTTTAAGGAACGGTGTGATGAGCTCGGAGTTAAG GTTCTAAGAGTCATCAATGTCCATGACAAGGTTCCCGCAGTGCCCGGGATTATTGCAAACGAGAAGCTCCATTTTCAGAAGTACATAGAGGATACCATATCTTTTCCATGGAGTTATGCGCATGTTGGCGTGGAACTTGCGTTGGATCAGACTCACAGCCCATTTCTAAAGCAAACTAATGATCCTGGTTGTGCGCACAATTTGGAAGCACTTCTACACTTGGTGGACGGCTACCACGGCAAGGGGCGGCGTTTTTGCTTGGTGACGAAGAGGGATATTGCTCTTGTCAACAAATGCTGTGATTTCTTGAGGGGTGAGTACGGCGTGCCGCCGCACTGGCGGCAGGATGAGAACAAAGGGATGGTGAGGAGTGGCGATGGGCGGTGGGTTTTGCCGGAGAGGCCTAGAGTGGAGGCCCACCCACCAGACATGGCCCACCACCTTGAACAAGTGCTTAAGCTTGCTCGTTCTGATCATGAAAATGAATAA